A genomic region of Pyrus communis chromosome 14, drPyrComm1.1, whole genome shotgun sequence contains the following coding sequences:
- the LOC137714406 gene encoding lysine--tRNA ligase-like: MDMKNDSCISFYFLVHFLFLQLEGHFLEVTCVNPAFIINHPEIMSPLAKWHRSKPGLNERYELFINKHELPNAYTELNDPVVQRQRFADQLKDRQSGDDEAMALDEAFCRALEYGLSPTGGWGLGVDRLCMLLTDSQNIKEVLLFPAMKPQDEPSAKATLGA, translated from the exons ATGGATATGAAAAATGACTCGTGCATCAGTTTTTACTTTTTggttcattttctatttttgcagcTTGAGGGGCACTTTTTGGAAGTGACGTGTGTAAATCCTGCGTTTATCATTAACCATCCTGAGATAATGAGTCCTTTAGCAAAGTGGCATCGATCAAAGCCTGGCCTGAATGAACGTTATGAATTGTTTATCAACAAGCATGAA TTGCCAAATGCATACACAGAATTGAATGATCCCGTGGTACAACGCCAACGATTTGCTGATCAACTCAAG GACCGACAATCAGGTGATGATGAAGCAATGGCTTTGGACGAAGCATTTTGTAGAGCTCTTGAGTACGGGTTATCTCCAACTGGTGGTTGGGGTTTGGGCGTTGATCGGCTCTGTATGTTGCTAACTGATTCACAAAATATTAAg GAAGTTCTACTCTTCCCGGCTATGAAACCACAGGATGAGCCTTCTGCTAAAG CCACTTTAGGTGCTTGA